In a genomic window of Helianthus annuus cultivar XRQ/B chromosome 10, HanXRQr2.0-SUNRISE, whole genome shotgun sequence:
- the LOC110886781 gene encoding DEAD-box ATP-dependent RNA helicase 37 — MSYSYGQKPPRQPGRPTYLPPYQRPTHIPDQTSSRIGVRQHNYHHRTNPNQYDTVLQNFNQMKLTEHEQQETTNTGINFDAYEDIPVEITGSDVPKPVNTFSEIDLGHVLNDNIKNRCKYVKPTPIQRHAIPVALAGRDLMACAQTGSGKTAAFCFPIISGVMKTTSSLPSYGRRETVAFPLALVLSPTRELCCQIFEEAKKFCFQTGVKVAVVYGGAPVYPQLRNLERGVDILVATPGRLTDMIERSKVSLAKIKYLALDEADRMLDMGFEPQIRKIVERLDMPPCGRRQTMLFSATFPTEIQRMASDFLKNYIFLSVGRVGSSTDLILQKIVFVEDSEKRDYLRNLLHDQKAKGNLGKNALTLIFVETKRSADSLENWLCRMGFPATAIHGDKVQFERERALRSFKNGATPILVATDVASRGLDIPRVAHVINFDLPRDIDSYVHRIGRTGRAGKSGLATAFFNAKNSIVAKPISELMKEAHQDAPGWLDQYAESHSSSSDYRRGSSKFGGRDFRSGNDGSYGNEDYGTTAAYGGNADYGGTSYGGYDDYAPPIVAAGVSDSYGGFGGGGGGYSGWD; from the exons ATGTCATACTCCTACGGTCAAAAACCCCCACGTCAACCGGGTCGACCCACCTACCTCCCACCCTACCAACGACCCACCCACATTCCCGATCAAACCAGTTCTAGAATCGGTGTACGACAACACAACTATCATCATCGAACAAACCCTAACCAGTACGACACCGTTTTACAAAACTTTAACCAAATGAAACTTACTGAACATGAACAACAAGAAACCACCAACACGGGTATCAATTTCGACGCGTATGAAGACATACCCGTCGAGATAACCGGGTCGGACGTACCCAAACCCGTTAACACCTTCTCCGAAATCGATTTGGGGCACGTGCTTAATGATAATATCAAAAACCGGTGTAAGTATGTGAAACCGACGCCCATACAACGTCATGCGATTCCGGTAGCTTTAGCTGgtcgtgacttgatggcgtgTGCTCAGACCGGGTCCGGTAAAACGGCGGCGTTTTGTTTTCCGATTATTAGTGGGGTCATGAAAACGACGTCGTCTCTGCCGTCGTACGGTCGTCGGGAGACTGTTGCGTTTCCTCTTGCTCTTGTTTTGTCTCCCACTAGAGAACTTTGCTGTCAG ATTTTTGAAGAAGCTAAGAAATTCTGCTTTCAAACTGGTGTGAAAGTTGCTGTTGTTTATGGTGGTGCACCAGTTTATCCTCAG TTGAGGAATTTAGAAAGGGGTGTGGACATTTTAGTTGCTACACCAGGAAGATTAACCGACATGATCGAAAGATCAAAAGTTTCGCTTGCGAAAATCAAGTATTTGGCTCTAGACGAAGCCGATCGAATGCTGGATATGGGATTTGAACCCCAAATCAGAAAGATTGTCGAGCGTTTGGATATGCCGCCTTGTGGTCGTCGACAAACAATGCTGTTTAGCGCAACTTTTCCGACTGAGATTCAA AGGATGGCGTCCGATTTTCTTAAGAACTACATATTTCTGTCCGTCGGTCGAGTTGGTTCCAGTACTGATTTGATCCTGCAAAAGATTGTGTTTGTTGAGGATTCGGAGAAACGTGACTATTTACGCAATCTTCTTCATGATCAGAAAGCAAAAGGAAATCTGGGGAAG AATGCATTGACTTTAATCTTTGTGGAGACTAAACGAAGCGCGGATTCTTTAGAAAATTGGCTATGCAGGATGGGTTTCCCCGCTACCGCAATCCATGGAGACAAAGTCCAATTT GAAAGGGAAAGAGCCTTGCGGTCGTTTAAAAATGGTGCAACTCCAATTTTGGTGGCTACTGATGTTGCGTCAAGAGGACTGGATATCCCTCGGGTTGCTCACGTGATAAATTTTGATCTGCCACGGGACATTGACAGTTATGTTCATAGGATTGGGAGAACCGGCCGGGCTGGTAAATCTGGTCTAGCAACTGCTTTTTTCAATGCTAAGAACTCAATCGTTGCTAAACCGATTTCTGAGCTTATGAAAGAAGCTCATCAGGATGCACCGGGATGGCTTGATCAGTACGCTGAAAGTCATTCGTCTTCTAGCGATTATCGTCGTGGTTCTAGCAAATTTGGCGGTCGGGATTTCAGGAGTGGTAATGATGGTTCGTATGGGAATGAAGATTATGGCACGACTGCAGCATACGGTGGGAATGCAGATTATGGTGGTACTTCTTATGGCGGTTATGACGATTATGCTCCGCCGATTGTGGCTGCGGGCGTTTCTGATTCGTATGGTGGTtttggcggcggtggtggtggatatagtggttgggactaa